One Vibrio sp. CDRSL-10 TSBA genomic region harbors:
- the queA gene encoding tRNA preQ1(34) S-adenosylmethionine ribosyltransferase-isomerase QueA, with the protein MQVSDFDFELPDELIARYPMAERTASRLLQLDGNSGELVDGTFKDVLNCVQPGDLLVFNNTRVIPARMFGRKASGGKLEVLVERMLDEHSILAHVRCSKPPKPGTELYLGENDEFHAVMEARHDALFEIRFTADTVVLDILNQIGHMPLPPYIDRPDEDADKERYQTVYNQKPGAVAAPTAGLHFDQALLEQIAAKGVELAYVTLHVGAGTFQPVRVENINDHHMHAEYVEVPQEVVDAIAATKARGGRIIAVGTTSVRSLESAAQDALKNGTELVPFFGDTEIFIYPGYEYQLVDCLITNFHLPESTLIMLVSAFAGYEHTMAAYHHAVQQQYRFFSYGDAMFIRKRTA; encoded by the coding sequence ATGCAAGTTTCAGATTTTGATTTTGAACTACCGGACGAGCTGATTGCTCGCTATCCGATGGCGGAACGTACCGCCAGCCGTCTGCTGCAGCTAGACGGTAACTCCGGTGAGCTGGTTGATGGCACTTTTAAAGATGTGCTCAACTGTGTGCAACCGGGCGATTTATTAGTTTTCAACAATACCCGGGTGATTCCGGCGCGTATGTTTGGCCGCAAAGCCTCCGGCGGTAAGCTGGAAGTGCTGGTGGAGCGTATGCTCGATGAGCACTCGATTCTGGCCCACGTGCGCTGCTCGAAACCGCCGAAACCAGGTACTGAACTGTATCTGGGTGAAAACGACGAGTTTCATGCGGTGATGGAAGCGCGCCACGATGCGTTGTTCGAGATTCGTTTCACCGCGGACACTGTGGTGCTGGACATTCTTAACCAGATTGGTCATATGCCGCTGCCGCCTTATATCGACCGTCCGGATGAGGATGCCGATAAAGAGCGCTACCAGACGGTGTACAACCAGAAGCCGGGTGCGGTAGCCGCGCCGACGGCCGGTCTGCACTTTGACCAGGCGTTGCTTGAACAAATTGCGGCTAAAGGTGTCGAACTGGCTTACGTTACGCTGCACGTCGGTGCAGGTACCTTCCAGCCGGTGCGGGTTGAGAATATCAACGATCACCACATGCACGCCGAATATGTGGAAGTACCGCAGGAAGTGGTGGATGCCATTGCTGCAACTAAAGCACGTGGCGGGCGCATCATTGCTGTCGGCACCACGTCAGTACGTTCACTGGAGAGTGCGGCTCAGGATGCACTGAAAAACGGCACTGAGCTGGTGCCGTTCTTCGGCGATACTGAGATCTTTATCTACCCGGGTTATGAATACCAGCTGGTGGATTGTCTGATCACCAATTTCCATCTGCCGGAATCGACCCTCATCATGCTGGTGAGTGCGTTTGCCGGTTATGAGCACACCATGGCGGCTTACCATCATGCCGTGCAGCAACAGTATCGCTTCTTCAGTTATGGTGATGCGATGTTTATTCGTAAACGTACGGCGTAA
- a CDS encoding copper homeostasis protein CutC — translation MSYHLEVCIDTIESLLHALAGGATRIELCSSLALGGLTPSWGLMRQAAKLSAVPVYAMIRPRQGDFLYSADDIACMQHDITAAHQAGLQGVVLGLLTEQGEVDKQGCQPLIEQAHSLGLGVTFHRAFDQCQDAQQALESIIDLGCERLLTSGQAPTALQGADLIAELVRQSNGRIAIMAGAGVNAGNVRALAQHTGVTELHLSGKTTRASKMRFIAAQSKMGAAAVDDFVIPVTDRQAIADTASALKSGA, via the coding sequence ATGTCCTATCATCTCGAAGTCTGTATCGACACCATTGAATCGCTGCTGCACGCTCTGGCTGGCGGTGCTACCCGCATCGAACTCTGCTCATCACTGGCACTGGGGGGACTGACGCCAAGTTGGGGGTTGATGCGCCAGGCGGCAAAACTGTCTGCCGTACCTGTGTATGCCATGATCCGCCCGCGTCAGGGGGATTTTCTCTACAGCGCTGACGATATTGCCTGCATGCAACACGATATCACTGCGGCCCATCAAGCCGGACTGCAAGGCGTGGTGTTAGGGCTGCTGACTGAGCAGGGTGAAGTGGATAAGCAAGGCTGTCAGCCGCTGATTGAGCAGGCACACAGCCTTGGCCTTGGCGTGACCTTTCACCGCGCCTTTGACCAGTGCCAGGACGCGCAGCAAGCACTGGAGAGCATCATTGACTTGGGCTGTGAGCGGCTGCTTACCTCAGGTCAGGCGCCGACGGCGCTGCAAGGTGCCGACCTTATCGCCGAACTGGTCAGGCAGAGTAACGGACGGATTGCGATTATGGCAGGGGCTGGGGTCAATGCCGGCAATGTGCGGGCCCTGGCGCAGCACACCGGCGTGACTGAGCTGCACTTGTCCGGTAAAACCACCCGCGCCAGCAAAATGCGTTTTATCGCCGCGCAGAGCAAAATGGGCGCAGCGGCAGTGGATGACTTTGTCATACCGGTCACCGACCGTCAGGCGATTGCAGATACCGCATCAGCTCTCAAATCAGGAGCATAA
- a CDS encoding hydrogen peroxide-inducible genes activator, translated as MNKWPSLKQLHYLVTLHETRHFSDAAERCFVSQSTLSKGIQNLEELIGCPLYEKKDKKSPLVFTQAGEEVVKQGRELLARGQDLMDLGKQCQGDLMEGQLKLGCIPTIAPFLLGDLVQEVNVHYPQLHLLLREDTTANLLTALRNGELDVLLLALPIDIGSMESRVVGQDPFRMVISRKQADAIRVPITYDDLPDNSVFLLENEHCLTEHAVSACKLTDKEKINPFTATSLHTLVQMVANGLGTTFIPQMAIKHGLLDNQNLVVIDPPGQQASREIGLVWRPSSSRSHTFERLADVVSELL; from the coding sequence ATGAATAAATGGCCCAGTTTAAAGCAGCTGCATTATCTGGTGACGCTCCATGAGACCCGTCATTTCAGTGATGCAGCCGAGCGGTGTTTTGTCAGTCAGTCGACACTGAGTAAAGGAATTCAGAACCTCGAAGAGCTGATTGGCTGCCCATTGTATGAAAAGAAAGATAAAAAAAGCCCGTTGGTGTTTACCCAGGCGGGTGAAGAGGTGGTGAAACAGGGGCGTGAGCTGCTGGCGCGTGGCCAGGACCTGATGGATCTGGGTAAACAGTGTCAGGGCGACTTAATGGAAGGGCAGCTCAAACTCGGCTGTATTCCGACCATCGCCCCGTTCTTACTCGGCGATCTGGTACAGGAAGTCAATGTGCACTATCCGCAGCTGCATCTGTTGCTGCGTGAAGATACCACCGCTAATCTGCTCACCGCTCTGCGTAACGGCGAGCTGGATGTGCTGCTGCTGGCGCTGCCGATTGATATCGGCAGTATGGAAAGCCGCGTGGTCGGCCAGGATCCGTTTCGCATGGTGATCAGCCGCAAACAGGCAGACGCGATTCGGGTGCCGATCACATATGATGACCTGCCGGATAATTCGGTTTTTCTGCTCGAGAATGAACACTGTCTGACCGAGCACGCGGTTTCGGCCTGTAAGCTGACGGATAAAGAGAAGATCAACCCGTTTACTGCCACCAGTTTGCATACTCTGGTCCAGATGGTTGCGAACGGGCTGGGGACGACCTTTATCCCGCAAATGGCGATCAAACACGGTTTACTTGATAACCAGAATCTGGTGGTGATTGACCCGCCCGGCCAGCAGGCATCGCGGGAAATTGGTCTGGTATGGCGCCCGAGTTCGTCTCGCAGTCACACTTTTGAGCGACTGGCGGATGTCGTTTCGGAGCTGCTTTAG
- the tgt gene encoding tRNA guanosine(34) transglycosylase Tgt, whose amino-acid sequence MKLKFELKKTNGTARRGQLTFERGTVQTPAFMPVGTYGTVKGMTPEEVAATGAEILLGNTFHLWLRPGQEVMKMHGDLHDFMNWQGPILTDSGGFQVFSLGDIRKITEEGVHFRNPVNGDKIFMDAEKSMEIQKDLGSDIVMIFDECTPYPATHDEAKKSMEMSLRWAQRSRDHFDKLENTNSLFGIVQGGVYEDLRDVSVKGLTEIGFDGYAVGGLAVGEPKEDMHRVLEHTCPQLPEDKPRYLMGVGKPEDLVEGVRRGIDMFDCVMPTRNARNGHLFVTGGVIKIRNASHKTDTSPLDPHCDCYTCKNYSKSYLHHLDRCNEILGARLNTIHNLRYYQRLMESIRSAIEEDRFEQFVTEFYARRNREVPPLQTEKA is encoded by the coding sequence GTGAAGTTAAAGTTCGAACTGAAAAAAACTAATGGCACCGCTCGTCGTGGTCAACTGACCTTTGAGCGTGGCACAGTACAAACTCCGGCATTTATGCCCGTGGGCACTTACGGTACGGTTAAAGGCATGACACCGGAAGAAGTGGCGGCGACGGGGGCTGAGATTCTGCTGGGCAACACTTTCCACCTGTGGCTGCGCCCGGGTCAGGAAGTGATGAAAATGCACGGAGATTTGCACGATTTCATGAACTGGCAAGGTCCGATCCTGACCGACTCAGGCGGCTTCCAGGTATTCAGCCTGGGCGATATCCGTAAGATCACCGAAGAAGGGGTGCATTTCCGTAACCCGGTTAACGGCGACAAGATCTTTATGGATGCGGAAAAATCGATGGAAATCCAGAAAGACCTGGGTTCAGACATCGTGATGATTTTCGACGAGTGTACGCCATACCCGGCGACCCACGACGAAGCGAAAAAATCGATGGAAATGTCACTGCGCTGGGCACAGCGTTCACGTGACCACTTCGATAAACTGGAAAACACCAACTCACTGTTCGGCATTGTGCAGGGCGGTGTGTATGAAGATCTGCGTGATGTGTCGGTGAAAGGCCTGACCGAGATCGGGTTTGACGGTTATGCGGTTGGCGGCCTGGCCGTTGGCGAACCAAAAGAAGACATGCACCGCGTGCTGGAGCATACCTGTCCGCAACTGCCGGAAGATAAGCCGCGTTACCTGATGGGCGTGGGTAAACCGGAAGACCTGGTGGAAGGCGTGCGTCGTGGTATCGACATGTTTGACTGCGTGATGCCAACCCGTAACGCGCGTAATGGTCACCTGTTTGTGACCGGCGGTGTGATCAAGATCCGTAATGCATCACATAAAACAGATACTTCACCGCTCGATCCGCACTGTGACTGTTACACTTGCAAAAATTATTCTAAATCGTACCTGCACCACCTGGACCGTTGTAACGAAATCCTGGGTGCACGCCTGAATACTATCCATAACCTGCGTTACTACCAACGCCTGATGGAGAGCATTCGCAGCGCGATTGAAGAAGACCGCTTTGAGCAGTTTGTCACTGAGTTTTACGCTCGTCGTAACCGCGAAGTGCCACCGCTGCAAACGGAAAAAGCGTGA
- a CDS encoding IS256 family transposase has product MDKKALEAFAREAAKSIKTESDLDDFRKMLTKVTVETALNAELDEHLGYEKHASKPSTNSRNGYSSKSIITDDGDVPIEVPRDREASFEPQLVRKHQTRFQSMDDKILSLYAKGMTTREIVATFKEMYDADVSSTLVSKVTDAVLEQVIEWQSRPLDEVYPIVYLDCIVVKIRQDKQVINKSVYLALGVNMEGQKELLGMWLSENEGAKFWLNVLTELQNRGVKDILIACVDGLKGFPDAINTAFPNTQIQLCIVHMVRNSMKYVPWKDYKAVAVDLKAIYQSKTEDEALLALEKFADKWDAKYPQISRSWTTHWANLNTLFNYPEDIRKAIYTTNAIESLNSVIRKAIKKRKLFPTDESARKVIFLAIQDASKRWTMPIRNWRQALNRFMIMFEDRLRDYM; this is encoded by the coding sequence ATGGATAAGAAAGCACTGGAAGCATTTGCGCGTGAAGCCGCCAAATCAATCAAGACAGAATCCGATCTGGATGACTTCCGTAAAATGTTAACCAAGGTGACTGTTGAAACGGCGCTTAATGCTGAACTTGATGAGCACCTTGGTTATGAAAAACACGCGTCAAAACCCAGTACCAACTCCCGCAATGGGTACTCATCAAAGTCGATCATCACTGATGATGGTGACGTTCCAATTGAGGTGCCTCGCGACCGAGAGGCAAGCTTTGAACCCCAGTTAGTTCGTAAGCATCAGACCCGATTCCAATCCATGGATGACAAGATCTTAAGTCTGTATGCGAAAGGCATGACCACCCGAGAGATCGTCGCCACATTCAAAGAAATGTACGATGCAGATGTCTCCTCCACCTTGGTATCTAAGGTCACTGACGCCGTTCTGGAGCAAGTTATCGAGTGGCAATCTCGTCCTCTGGATGAAGTGTATCCCATTGTTTACCTTGACTGTATCGTGGTCAAAATTCGCCAGGACAAGCAAGTCATCAACAAGTCGGTTTATCTAGCACTCGGCGTCAATATGGAAGGTCAGAAAGAGCTACTCGGCATGTGGTTATCTGAAAACGAAGGGGCTAAGTTCTGGCTGAATGTGCTGACGGAGTTACAAAATCGGGGCGTCAAGGACATCCTCATCGCTTGTGTTGATGGGCTAAAAGGCTTCCCTGACGCCATCAACACCGCTTTCCCTAACACTCAAATCCAGCTCTGCATCGTCCATATGGTGCGAAACTCAATGAAATATGTGCCGTGGAAAGATTACAAGGCGGTTGCTGTGGATCTGAAGGCCATCTACCAATCGAAAACCGAAGATGAAGCCTTGCTAGCATTAGAGAAGTTCGCTGATAAATGGGACGCTAAGTACCCTCAAATCAGCCGCTCTTGGACAACTCACTGGGCTAATCTCAATACGCTGTTTAACTACCCTGAGGACATCAGGAAGGCGATTTACACGACTAACGCCATCGAGTCGTTGAACAGCGTGATTAGAAAAGCCATCAAAAAACGTAAGCTGTTCCCAACAGATGAATCGGCAAGAAAGGTCATCTTCTTAGCGATCCAGGATGCATCCAAGAGGTGGACAATGCCTATCAGAAACTGGCGACAGGCCCTGAACCGCTTTATGATTATGTTCGAAGACAGACTGCGTGATTATATGTAA
- the aceB gene encoding malate synthase A, which produces MLAQTPEQGSARTQDSARTQHTAGHQSGDNLTRLNVTGHVTQIQAEIFSTPVQAFLSDLCARFAPQVDGLLAEREQRQRKIDAGALPDFVTETQDIREGSWKILGIPHDLQDRRVEITGPTERKMVINALNANVKVFMADFEDSMSPAWDKLLDGQINLRDAVNGTISYTNPDNGKSYQLKDNPAVLICRVRGLHLKEKHVQFDGMVIPGALFDFALYFYNNYQTLLKKGSGPYFYLPKLQAHQEAKWWSEVFHFTESYFGLDTGTIKATVLIETLPAVFQMDEILFALKEHIVGLNCGRWDYIFSYIKTLKKHPDRVLPDRQVVTMDKPFLSAYSRLLVYTCHKRGAFAMGGMAAFIPAKDPQENARVLEKIRTDKMLEATNGHDGTWVAHPGLADTAMEVFSQVLGERSNQLDVSRMADAPIHAADLLEPCEGPRSEQGMRHNIRVALQYIEAWISGNGCVPIYGLMEDAATAEISRASIWQWIQHGKALDNGQVVTKQLFRDYLAEEIEVVRAEIGEARFQAGRFEQAAELMESLTTSDELSNFLTIPGYDYLD; this is translated from the coding sequence ATGCTTGCACAAACGCCAGAACAAGGCTCTGCCCGTACTCAAGATAGCGCCAGGACTCAGCATACCGCCGGTCATCAATCAGGCGACAATCTTACCCGGCTCAATGTGACCGGCCATGTGACTCAGATCCAGGCAGAGATCTTCTCAACCCCAGTCCAGGCGTTTCTGTCTGATCTGTGTGCCCGCTTTGCACCTCAGGTTGATGGACTGCTTGCTGAACGCGAGCAGCGTCAGCGCAAGATTGATGCAGGGGCGCTGCCGGATTTTGTTACGGAGACGCAGGATATTCGCGAAGGCAGCTGGAAGATCCTTGGGATTCCGCACGATCTGCAGGATCGCCGGGTGGAAATTACCGGACCGACCGAGCGCAAAATGGTCATCAACGCCCTGAATGCCAACGTTAAAGTGTTTATGGCTGATTTTGAAGATTCGATGTCGCCGGCCTGGGATAAGTTACTCGACGGTCAGATCAATCTGCGTGATGCGGTGAATGGCACCATCAGCTACACCAATCCGGACAACGGTAAGAGTTACCAGCTTAAGGACAATCCGGCGGTACTTATCTGCCGGGTGCGCGGCCTGCACCTTAAAGAGAAACACGTCCAGTTTGACGGCATGGTGATCCCCGGCGCGCTGTTCGATTTTGCGCTCTATTTTTACAATAACTATCAGACGTTACTGAAAAAAGGCAGCGGTCCGTATTTTTATCTGCCTAAGCTGCAGGCGCATCAGGAAGCCAAATGGTGGAGTGAAGTCTTCCATTTTACCGAGTCCTATTTCGGGTTGGATACCGGCACTATCAAGGCGACTGTGCTGATTGAAACTCTGCCGGCGGTATTCCAGATGGACGAAATCCTGTTCGCGCTCAAAGAGCACATTGTCGGTCTGAACTGCGGCCGCTGGGATTACATTTTCAGCTACATCAAAACATTGAAAAAGCATCCGGATCGTGTCTTGCCGGACCGTCAGGTGGTCACCATGGACAAGCCGTTCCTGAGCGCTTATTCGCGCCTGCTGGTTTACACCTGTCACAAACGCGGCGCGTTTGCCATGGGAGGAATGGCGGCGTTTATTCCGGCCAAAGACCCGCAGGAAAATGCGCGGGTACTGGAGAAAATCCGCACTGACAAAATGCTCGAAGCCACCAATGGTCATGACGGCACCTGGGTTGCGCATCCTGGCCTGGCTGATACCGCGATGGAAGTGTTCAGTCAGGTACTGGGCGAGCGCAGTAACCAGCTTGACGTCAGCCGGATGGCCGATGCTCCGATTCATGCAGCGGACCTGCTTGAGCCCTGTGAAGGGCCGCGCAGTGAGCAGGGCATGCGCCACAACATCCGAGTGGCTCTGCAGTACATCGAAGCGTGGATCTCCGGCAACGGCTGTGTACCGATTTACGGCCTGATGGAAGATGCCGCCACCGCTGAGATTTCCCGCGCCTCTATCTGGCAGTGGATTCAGCACGGCAAAGCGCTTGATAACGGCCAGGTCGTGACCAAACAGCTGTTCCGCGATTACCTTGCCGAGGAGATTGAGGTGGTCAGAGCGGAAATCGGCGAGGCACGTTTTCAGGCCGGCCGTTTTGAGCAGGCTGCCGAGCTGATGGAAAGCCTGACCACCAGTGATGAACTGAGTAATTTCCTGACCATACCCGGGTATGACTATCTGGATTGA
- a CDS encoding peroxiredoxin C produces MVLVGRQAPDFTAAAVLGNGEIVDNFNFAEFTKGKKAVVFFYPLDFTFVCPSELIAFDKRFEDFKAKGVEVIGVSIDSQFSHNAWRNTAIENGGIGEVQYPLVADVKHEIVKAYDVEHPEAGVAFRGSFLIDEDGVVRHQVVNDLPLGRNIDEMLRMVDALNFHQTHGEVCPAQWEEGKAGMKDSPAGVAAYLSEHTADLNKK; encoded by the coding sequence ATGGTACTAGTAGGTCGTCAAGCCCCTGATTTTACTGCTGCAGCAGTGCTAGGTAACGGTGAAATCGTTGATAACTTCAACTTCGCAGAATTCACTAAAGGTAAGAAAGCGGTTGTTTTCTTCTACCCACTAGACTTCACTTTCGTTTGCCCATCTGAGCTGATCGCATTCGACAAACGTTTCGAAGACTTCAAAGCTAAAGGCGTAGAAGTAATCGGCGTTTCTATCGATTCTCAGTTCTCTCACAACGCATGGCGTAACACTGCTATTGAGAATGGCGGTATCGGTGAAGTTCAATACCCACTGGTTGCTGACGTTAAGCACGAAATCGTTAAAGCTTACGATGTTGAGCACCCAGAAGCTGGCGTTGCTTTCCGTGGTTCTTTCCTGATCGACGAAGACGGCGTTGTACGTCACCAAGTTGTTAACGACCTGCCACTGGGCCGTAACATCGACGAAATGCTGCGCATGGTTGACGCTCTGAACTTCCACCAGACTCACGGTGAAGTATGTCCTGCACAGTGGGAAGAAGGTAAAGCTGGTATGAAAGATTCTCCAGCGGGCGTAGCTGCTTACCTGTCTGAGCACACTGCTGACCTGAACAAAAAATAA
- the aceA gene encoding isocitrate lyase — MTLTRRQQIEALEKDWATNPRWKNVKRTYSAEEVVNLRGSMTPANTIAQRGADKLWSLVNGNAKKGYVNCLGALTGGQAVQQAKAGIEAIYLSGWQVAADNNTASTMYPDQSLYPVDSVPSVVKRINNAFRRADQIQWSSGQSPQDEGGIDYFLPIVADAEAGFGGVLNAYELMKSMIESGAAGVHFEDQLASVKKCGHMGGKVLVPTQEAVQKLVAARLAADVAGTTTLVIARTDANAADLLTSDCDPYDADFIVGERTAEGFYRVRAGIDQAIARGLAYAPYADLVWCETAKPDLEEARKFAEAIHAQYPDQLLAYNCSPSFNWEKNLDADTIARFQQELADMGYKYQFITLAGIHNMWFNMFELAHAYAQGEGMRHYVEMVQRREFQAAEKGYTFVAHQQEVGTGYFDKMTNTIQGGQSSVTALTGSTEEDQF; from the coding sequence ATGACACTGACTCGCCGCCAACAAATCGAAGCTTTGGAAAAAGACTGGGCAACCAATCCACGCTGGAAAAACGTCAAACGCACCTACAGTGCGGAAGAGGTGGTGAACCTGCGCGGTTCCATGACGCCGGCCAACACTATCGCGCAGCGTGGTGCTGACAAACTGTGGTCACTGGTCAATGGCAACGCTAAAAAAGGCTATGTGAACTGTCTGGGCGCGCTGACCGGTGGTCAGGCGGTGCAGCAGGCTAAAGCGGGGATTGAAGCGATTTATCTGTCCGGCTGGCAGGTCGCGGCAGACAACAACACCGCCAGCACCATGTATCCGGACCAGTCGCTCTATCCGGTTGACTCTGTGCCGAGTGTGGTTAAGCGCATTAACAACGCCTTTCGCCGTGCGGACCAGATCCAGTGGTCATCCGGTCAGTCGCCGCAGGATGAGGGCGGGATTGACTACTTCCTGCCGATTGTCGCCGATGCAGAAGCCGGTTTTGGCGGCGTGCTCAATGCGTATGAGCTGATGAAGTCGATGATTGAGTCCGGCGCGGCCGGGGTGCACTTTGAAGACCAGCTCGCGTCAGTGAAAAAATGCGGTCACATGGGCGGTAAAGTTCTGGTGCCGACCCAGGAAGCGGTGCAGAAACTGGTTGCGGCGCGTCTGGCTGCTGACGTGGCGGGGACTACCACGCTGGTGATTGCCCGTACCGATGCGAACGCCGCGGATCTTTTGACCTCAGATTGCGACCCGTATGATGCGGACTTTATTGTCGGTGAGCGCACCGCAGAAGGTTTCTACCGCGTACGTGCCGGCATTGATCAGGCGATTGCACGTGGTCTGGCTTACGCGCCGTACGCGGACCTGGTGTGGTGTGAAACCGCCAAACCGGATCTGGAAGAAGCGCGTAAGTTTGCCGAAGCGATTCACGCCCAGTACCCGGATCAGTTGCTGGCCTACAACTGCTCGCCATCGTTTAACTGGGAGAAAAACCTCGATGCAGACACCATCGCCCGCTTCCAGCAGGAGCTGGCAGACATGGGTTACAAATACCAGTTCATCACTCTGGCGGGCATCCACAACATGTGGTTCAACATGTTTGAACTGGCTCATGCTTATGCTCAGGGTGAAGGTATGCGTCACTACGTGGAAATGGTGCAGCGCCGCGAGTTCCAGGCGGCAGAAAAAGGCTACACCTTTGTGGCGCACCAGCAGGAAGTGGGTACCGGTTACTTCGATAAGATGACCAATACCATTCAGGGCGGTCAGTCGTCTGTGACGGCTCTGACCGGTTCAACCGAAGAAGATCAGTTCTGA
- a CDS encoding CBS domain-containing protein, which translates to MIKVEDMMTRNPHTLERTHTLADAKNMMEALDIRHIPVVDINRQLLGIVTQRDILAAQESSLHKSPLEQEEIQQTPLYQVMHTSVMNVAPQAGLKESAIYMQKHKVGCLPVVAKGELVGIITDSDFVTIAINLLELTEEVEPEELEPETDFDDSEL; encoded by the coding sequence ATGATCAAGGTTGAAGATATGATGACGCGCAACCCGCATACTCTGGAGCGCACCCACACTCTCGCCGATGCCAAAAACATGATGGAAGCGCTCGATATTCGCCATATTCCTGTGGTCGATATCAACCGCCAGCTGCTGGGCATTGTCACCCAGCGCGATATTCTCGCCGCTCAGGAGTCCAGCCTGCATAAAAGCCCGCTTGAGCAGGAAGAGATTCAGCAAACCCCGCTCTATCAAGTGATGCACACCAGCGTGATGAACGTGGCGCCGCAGGCCGGGCTGAAAGAGAGCGCCATCTATATGCAAAAGCATAAAGTCGGCTGTCTGCCGGTGGTCGCGAAAGGCGAACTGGTCGGCATCATCACCGACAGTGACTTTGTCACCATTGCGATTAATTTGCTCGAACTGACCGAAGAGGTCGAACCGGAAGAGCTAGAGCCGGAGACTGACTTCGACGACAGCGAGCTGTAA
- the yajC gene encoding preprotein translocase subunit YajC, whose protein sequence is MSLISVAHAAGEGSPQGGGFEMLIMLGMFAVIFYFMIYRPQSKRVKEHKNLMASMSKGDEVLTSGGLVGKITKIAEDNDYVSIELNANNEVVIKKDFVTAVLPKGTLKSL, encoded by the coding sequence ATGAGTTTAATTTCTGTAGCACATGCAGCAGGTGAAGGTTCCCCACAAGGTGGTGGTTTTGAAATGCTGATCATGCTTGGCATGTTCGCGGTGATCTTTTACTTCATGATCTACCGCCCACAGTCAAAGCGCGTAAAAGAGCATAAGAATCTGATGGCTTCCATGTCAAAAGGTGATGAAGTTCTGACCAGCGGTGGCCTGGTGGGTAAAATCACCAAGATCGCTGAAGACAACGACTACGTGTCGATTGAACTGAACGCAAACAATGAAGTTGTGATCAAAAAAGACTTCGTTACTGCAGTGCTGCCTAAAGGTACGCTGAAATCTCTATAA
- the ppk2 gene encoding polyphosphate kinase 2, whose translation MTKLKRKVYEKELERLQVELVKLQEWVKHEKLKVVVIFEGRDAAGKGGVIKRITEKLNPRVCRVAALPAPTEKEKTQWYFQRYVAHLPAAGEIVLFDRSWYNRAGVEKVMGFCSGEEYEEFLRSCPEFERMLQRSGIILLKYWFSVSDEEQEKRFLERIKTPIKRWKFSPMDLESRHRWADYSKAKDKMFAYTDTKQCPWWVVPSDDKRSARLNCISHLLSSIEYRSIEYPPIHLPEINKEGYVRSPIEEQTLVPLKY comes from the coding sequence ATGACCAAATTAAAAAGAAAAGTGTACGAGAAAGAGCTCGAGCGGCTGCAGGTTGAACTGGTTAAGCTGCAAGAGTGGGTCAAACATGAAAAGCTCAAAGTCGTGGTCATTTTTGAGGGCCGCGATGCGGCCGGTAAAGGCGGCGTGATCAAGCGTATTACCGAAAAGCTCAACCCGCGGGTGTGCCGGGTGGCCGCCCTGCCCGCGCCGACGGAAAAAGAGAAAACCCAGTGGTATTTTCAGCGCTATGTTGCCCATCTGCCGGCGGCTGGTGAAATCGTGCTGTTTGACCGCAGCTGGTATAACCGCGCCGGGGTAGAGAAAGTGATGGGATTTTGCAGCGGCGAAGAGTATGAAGAGTTTCTGCGCTCCTGCCCGGAATTCGAACGTATGTTGCAGCGCTCCGGGATTATTCTGCTCAAATACTGGTTCTCGGTCTCAGATGAAGAGCAGGAAAAGCGTTTTCTCGAGCGGATCAAAACCCCGATTAAACGCTGGAAGTTCAGTCCGATGGATCTGGAATCCCGTCACCGCTGGGCCGATTACTCCAAAGCGAAAGACAAGATGTTTGCCTACACCGATACCAAGCAGTGCCCGTGGTGGGTGGTGCCATCCGATGACAAGCGCAGTGCGCGCCTTAACTGCATCAGCCATCTGCTCAGCAGCATCGAATATCGCAGCATTGAATATCCGCCCATCCACCTGCCGGAAATCAACAAGGAAGGCTATGTCCGCTCGCCGATAGAAGAACAGACTCTGGTGCCGCTCAAGTATTAA